The stretch of DNA CCGCCAGGCGGCGAAGGCGGACGCAGGCTGTCAGGATGTCCACAGGTCGAACATCTTCGATGGCTTCAGTGGCGAGAATTCGGGCCAGGGTATCCGGGTCGTGCATAGCGTTCCAGATAGTCGGAACGCGCAGCAGCCGGCCGAGCAGGGAGGCGCAGGCAGCGGGCGACAGGCGATGCCCGAACGCCTCGACGACGTCGGTGTCATTGAGCATCCCGTTCCTCACGAGGCCAGCAAGCCGGCCGGGGCGATCTGGGTGGTGACCCAGTAGGAGAGCAAGACCAGCAGCGTCCCGAAGGCGATCAAGAAGACGCCAATCCCGTTGGCGGTCCTGACCAGCTGGTTGATCGATAGGACAAGCTCGGAGGCACTGCTGACCAGGCCGCTGATTTCGTCGCCGATCCCTTTCTGGCCGAGCTTGGCAGTTTGTGCGGCCAACGTGCGGATCTCCTTACCGTAGCTGCGGCTGAGCAGGATGAAAGTGCCGAGCAGGATGAACAGAATCCCGATGGCGAGCATTGCCACCGCGATCACCAGCTGTAGGTCGTGGAGTGAAAGGGGAATCATGGCCGCCTCCTGCACAGAGTGTGTCTGGAGGCGGACGTTGCAACTAGCGTGCCAGTGGGTCCTTAGGCGGCCAGCGCCCGCAGCTCGGGTGGGAGGTGGCCCACGTCGATGATTTCCTCATCGCAAAAAAGCATGGCCCGCTCGATCGAATGCCGGAGTTCGCGGATGTTGCCCGGCCAGGGGTGAGCCTTGAGGGCGTCGACGGCCCGCGGCGAGATCCCGGCGATCTGGTTCCCGGTCCTCTGGTTGAGCTGCCGGATGAAGGTTCCAACCAGGGCCGGGATGTCGGCTGGGCGCTGGCGCAGGGGGGGCAAGTGGAGGTCAACCACTTTGAGCCGATAGTACAAGTCCTCGCGGAAGGCGCCCTCATGAATCATGGCTGGCAGGTCGCGGTTGGATGCCGCCAGAACCTGGACATCGACAGCAATCTCGGTGACGCCGCCGATGCGTCGAAAGCGCTGCTCGTCGAGCACGCGCAGCATCTTTGCTTGCATATCGGTCTTGGTCGACGAGATTTCGTCCAGGAACAGAATCCCGCCGTCAGCGACTTCGATCAGGCCGGGCTTGCGCTTGGTTGCGCCGGTAAATGCCCCGGCCTCGTGGCCGAAGAGTTCGGATTCAATCATCGTATCTGGAAGGGCGGCGCAGTTGATGGGCACAAAGGGCTGATTGGCACGCGGTCCGGCCTTGCGGATGGCCTGGGCCAACACTTCCTTGCCTGTGCCGGTTTCTCCGGTGATCAGCACCGAGGCGC from Anaerolineales bacterium encodes:
- a CDS encoding sigma-54 dependent transcriptional regulator gives rise to the protein MTATILIVDDEETARSFVAEALHDAGYETLQAGTLKDAAHFIDQGQADVVLLDMMLPDGSGLTLLDRIMLETPSPPVILLTAYGEVDTAVEAMKKGAQDFLQKPVDFNRLLQAVDRAKEVVALRRELALLRRAAQADADWVIGETPAMKQIYDEAMRAAQVCASVLITGETGTGKEVLAQAIRKAGPRANQPFVPINCAALPDTMIESELFGHEAGAFTGATKRKPGLIEVADGGILFLDEISSTKTDMQAKMLRVLDEQRFRRIGGVTEIAVDVQVLAASNRDLPAMIHEGAFREDLYYRLKVVDLHLPPLRQRPADIPALVGTFIRQLNQRTGNQIAGISPRAVDALKAHPWPGNIRELRHSIERAMLFCDEEIIDVGHLPPELRALAA